A window of Nocardia arthritidis genomic DNA:
AGCCGGTCGGCGCCGGGCAGCCAGGTCAACCGGTCCAGCACCGCGCCGAGCACGTACCAGGAGAACATCGCGGTGGTCACCACACCGAATGCGACGCCGCCGCCGACGAAGGCCCACCACCAGTGCAGCACGGTTTCGGCGGCATCCATCGCCGCCCGGCCGAGCGGCGCCAGCTGCGGCTGCTTCGCCGCGAGCTCCTGAATGCCGCGCGCGGAGTTGTGGATGTTGTCGAACAGCAGGTTGCGGGCCCGCGAGAGCACCAGCAGGCCGACGATGGAGAGCGCGGCCCAGGCCAGCGCCGTCAGCGCGGAGAGCCCGGCCACCGCGATCACGCCGCCGCGTCTGCGTTTGACGATGCCGACAACGCCGGCGACGGTGGCCGCCGCGACGATGCCGGTGGCGGTCAACAGCCCGGCGACCACGAAGGAGACCAGGGTCGCGGCCATGGTCGTGGTGACCAGCGCGCGCAATCGGTGCCGGTAGGCGAGCAGTCCGAGCGGGACGGCGGCGACCAGATTGAGGCCGGCCGCAATGGGAACCACCGAGCCGACGGTGACCAATCCGACGGTGACGCCGCCCAGTACGGCGCCGGTGGCCAGCTCGATCGGACGCAGCGGTCCGTGCTCGATCGGTCCGGTTCTGGGCAGTGCACTCACGGAACAAGTCTGCCAGCTCGCGTCGTCCGGCACTCGGGCGTTGGTGTTTACCGGATCTTGTCCGGGGACCTCACGCGGCTCGGGTGGTAGTGAACTTGGGCTCCGGGCTGCCGGACGTTGTCTGCGAACCTCACGCGGCTCGGGTGGTAGTGAATTTGGGCTCCGGGCTGCCGGACGTTGTCTGCGAACCTCACGCGGCTCGGGTGGTAGTGAATTTGGGCTCCGGGCTGCCGGACGTTGTCTGCGAACCTCACGCGGCTCGGATGATCAAAAAATCAGTGGGGTCGAGGCTGCGGGTCCGGCGACGGTAACTCAACTGGGAGCCCGGCCAGTTGTTGGTGATCCGGCCTGCGGAGTTGCGATACCAGCTGGTGCAGAAGTTCCACGGGGTGCGGTTCAGCCGTTGCTGCAGCGCGGTATTGAACCGCTCCTCGGGTTCCGGCCGCACCTCCAGCGTGTGACCTGGACGGTCGGCCAGCAGTCGCACGGCCTGGCGGATGTAGCGGGCCTGCGATTCGATCATGTAGATGATCGAGCCGACGCCGAGGTTGGTATTCGGGCCGTAGACCAGGAACATATTGGGAAAGTTCGGCACCGTGATACCCAGGTGCGCGTGCGCGCCGTCCTGCCACTCGTCCGAGAGCTTGCGCCCGCCGCGGCCGTAAATGGCCATGGGCCAAAGGAATTCGGTGCCCTTGAAGCCGGTGCCGTAGATGATCACATCGGCCTCGTGTACCGTGCCGTCGGCGGTGCGCACGCCCGCCGGAACGATTTCGGCGATCGGGGTGGTCTCCACCTCGGCGTTCGGCTGGGTCAGCGCCGGGTAGTAGTCGTTGGAGAACAGCCCGCGTTTGCAGCCGATCGGATAGTCGGGGGTGAGTTTCGCGCGTAGCTCCGGATCGGTCACCTGCTCGTTGAGGTGGTGTAGCGCGATCGCGGCGACCCAGCGGGTGATCACCGGGAATTCCACCAAACCCAGCGAAACGAATTCGGCGATCGCCCACCAGCCGAAGCGTTCGACCAACAGTGCGCCCGGCACGCGGGCGAAGAGTTTGTGCTGGATCGGCTTGTAGTCGGTATCGAATTTGGGCAGCACCCATGCCGCGGTGCGCTGGAACAGGGTGAGCTGGGCGACCTTCGGTTGGATCCGCGGGACATATTGGATGGCGCTCGCGCCGGTGCCGATGCAGGCGACGCGTTTACCGGTCAGGTCGATGTCGTGATCCCATTCGGCCGAGTGGAAGGACCGTCCGGCAAAGGTTTCGATGCCGGGCAGGTTGGGCAGCGCCGGGCGGGAGAGCTGGCCGACCGCGGAGATCAGCACGTCGGCGATATGGGTCGCGCCGTCGGCGGTGCGGACCGTCCACTGGCCGGTCGGATCGTCGAATTCGGCGTCGGTCACGTCGGCGCCGAAGACGATGTGGTCGAGCAGCCGATGCCGCTCGGTGACCGTGCGCAGGTAGCCGAGAATCGCCTGCCAGTCCGAATACCGTTGTGGCCAATCCGGTTTCGGCTCGTACGAGTACGAGTAGAGCGGGGACGGCACATCGCAGGCCGCGCCGGGATAGGTGTTCTCCCGCCAGACACCGCCGAGCGCGGTCGACCGCTCCAGGATGGTGAAGTCGGTGAAACCGTTGCGCTGCAATTCGATCGCCATGCCGATGCCGCCGAATCCGGCACCGATGATGATGATCGATGGATGCCTGCCCGTCATGTGGCACTCCTCACATCGCTTGGCTGAATTCCACTGTAGGTGCGCATGCACGGATCAATAGAGATATTCGGCCATAATGACCTGGTGGTCCGGGCAGATGCCGAGCGGGTGCTCGATCCAGGAATCCGCGATTGGAACTTCAGTCGCGGTATAGCCAGCGTCGCTCTGATGGTCGGCTACGCGGCGGAATACGGGGTCCCATCGGCCAAGATGCTCACCGGAACCAAGCTGACCGAGGCACAGCTGCACGATCCGGACCTGCAGATCGACGCGTCGACCGAGCTGGCCGTCATTCGCAACCTGGTGCGTGAACTCGGCGCCCGGCCCGCGCTCGGCATGGAACTCGGGCAACGCTACCGGATCACCACCTTCGGCATCTTCGGCTTCGCCTGCGTCAGCAGCCCGACCCTCGGCGAGGCCATCTCCTTCGCGCTGCGCTATCTGGAGCTGAGCTTCACCTTCTGTCTACCGGTGGCCGAATGGCGGTCCGGCGAATTCGTCGCCGCGATCCACGATGAGCTGATCCCGGCCGATGTGCGGCAATTCCTGGTGGAGCGCGACGTCACCGCCATGCATCAGGTGATGACCGACCTGCTGGGCAGGCCGCTGCCGCTCACCAGCGCCGAATTCCGTTTTCCGGAACCGGATTACGCGGATCGGATCGAGGCGGTGATCGGGGTGGCGCCGCGCTTCGGGCGGCCGCGCAACCTGTTCGCCTTCGATCCCGCGGTGCTGGATCAGCCGCTGCCGCAGGCCAACGAGCACACCTGGGCCATGTGCCTGGCCCAGTGCCGCGACCTGGTGCACCGGCGGCGGGCCCGCACCGGTATCGCCGCCGAGGTGCGCGAACTGCTGGTGCCGGGTAGCGACGGATATGGCGCTCCGCCCGGAATTGACAGTGTGGCAAAGCATCTCAATATGAGTACGCGCA
This region includes:
- a CDS encoding AraC family transcriptional regulator; its protein translation is MVRADAERVLDPGIRDWNFSRGIASVALMVGYAAEYGVPSAKMLTGTKLTEAQLHDPDLQIDASTELAVIRNLVRELGARPALGMELGQRYRITTFGIFGFACVSSPTLGEAISFALRYLELSFTFCLPVAEWRSGEFVAAIHDELIPADVRQFLVERDVTAMHQVMTDLLGRPLPLTSAEFRFPEPDYADRIEAVIGVAPRFGRPRNLFAFDPAVLDQPLPQANEHTWAMCLAQCRDLVHRRRARTGIAAEVRELLVPGSDGYGAPPGIDSVAKHLNMSTRTLRRHLDAAGTSYRALLDEVRRALAEEMLSATPLSVSDVAIRLGYAESSTFIYAFKRWTGLTPAAYRRDRLLRR
- a CDS encoding flavin-containing monooxygenase, whose translation is MTGRHPSIIIIGAGFGGIGMAIELQRNGFTDFTILERSTALGGVWRENTYPGAACDVPSPLYSYSYEPKPDWPQRYSDWQAILGYLRTVTERHRLLDHIVFGADVTDAEFDDPTGQWTVRTADGATHIADVLISAVGQLSRPALPNLPGIETFAGRSFHSAEWDHDIDLTGKRVACIGTGASAIQYVPRIQPKVAQLTLFQRTAAWVLPKFDTDYKPIQHKLFARVPGALLVERFGWWAIAEFVSLGLVEFPVITRWVAAIALHHLNEQVTDPELRAKLTPDYPIGCKRGLFSNDYYPALTQPNAEVETTPIAEIVPAGVRTADGTVHEADVIIYGTGFKGTEFLWPMAIYGRGGRKLSDEWQDGAHAHLGITVPNFPNMFLVYGPNTNLGVGSIIYMIESQARYIRQAVRLLADRPGHTLEVRPEPEERFNTALQQRLNRTPWNFCTSWYRNSAGRITNNWPGSQLSYRRRTRSLDPTDFLIIRAA